A region of the bacterium genome:
AAAGAATTACAACTACTTTATTTATAAATGGTTATACTCTTGTTCCTCAATAGTTGAGCATTTTCATTTGACCTAATCTTTAACTCTATATGCTTTAGTCTGTTCTGTAAATTTAGGAATTATCAGAATAATTCTGTACCAAAAATATCACTTTTTTTATTTTTAATAAATAGTACTGTAGGATACAGCACGGTACCAGTACTAGTTTGCAATAGCCGGGGAGTATTCCTGAGTTGTTCAGTAATATCAATAGCATCACCTCTTTCAATATATGTTTCAATATAATCATTGATTCTTTTAGCCTGGCTATATGATAATTTCGATAATTGGCCTGCATCGTGATGATTCTTAATTAATTCAGATGAGATCTCTCTTGCTAACCACTCCCCATTATTGGTTGTTACAACCGAGGTTAGCCCAGTGCATGTTCTGCCTGCATTCCATATCATTCTTCGGTAGAGCATCGCAATATGTTCAGTTTTAGCTTGCTCTGTAAATAAGAATTTTGACCTGCCATAATGAATAAAAAAAGTTTTTTCTATTAAATCAATAGATCTATTAATAATTGATTTATAAGACTCTGAAATTAGTATTTGATCACAAATATTAAAAATATTTTTTTGAACTACCTCCTTGCATGGTATGAAACTAATAAAAGAAGCAAGTAAGGGATTTACTTTAGCTATTGCCTCTATAATAAAGAGATGGGTAAAGGGATCCTCTTTTGCGGGTATTAAAAAAACCGGTCGTTTTTGTGCAAACGGAATTAGCCAATAAAAACAAATCGTCGGAATATTACCGGGTAAATTAATTATCAGTGACTTACCTGTAGGATAATAGCCGATTCTTTGGCCATTCTTAATGTAATAATGATGATCTATGCATTCTTCTAAATTGCCTGGCAATTGAATAGCAATTATTTTTCCCAAATTCTCGAGCATACAAGCAATTTCCTCAATTTCGATGCTTACAATACTTTTATTTAATCCTGTACTTTCTGACACAAGATCAATATATATTTGTCTTGATACTGGAATTCCATTTATGTTAAAATTCATTTTCCTGAATACTTGGGCAGCCTGCTTTAAATCATTCAATATTGTCCGGACAGAAAGCTTTTGCATTGCATAGAATTTATCATCAATAGTTCTTTTTAATTCAGAAGTACGTATTATAGGAAATAAGGAAAGTTGAGCAATAACAGTATCATTTACTGAATGAATTTTTTCTCTTTCTAATGAATAAATGAATTCATTGTTAATCCGCAAAGGTACTTCAAACATTTTAATAAACTCCCTCTATTTTCTGTCCTGAAAGCGCCTCGGGGCTTTGAATATCACATAACCAGTCCCAGTTATAAATATCTGCCACTTTACCAAATGGTTTAATCCGTATTGCTTTATCTCTTTCAACAAAGCCTGGTATTAATGAATCGGTTGTAAAACGAAAACACCTAACATCCCCCTGTTTACCATAATTAACAATCTTGCCATTTTCATCAATAACATCTAGTACAATATACGGCTGAGAAGGGATGTAGATTACTTTATATTCATCTTCTTTTTCATATGGTTTCTGAAATGATATGCCGGAAACAGACGTTCCATATATACCCACTACAGGACGTCCCTGGAAAATAACTTCCCGGATGTATTTATGTGTGTCTCTAGACATGGCTAATCCTGCGTGACAAACAGCTTCTATTTTATCGAACAATGCTATATCAATATATTGCGGTAATAATTCCAATAAACTGGCAGTACAGAAAAGCACCCCTATGTTCTGATATTTAATAATCGGCAGCACCTGCTCCCATATATGCTTTATATAATGTGTAACTGCCTCATCATTACCTTCATGAATATACTTTCTGACAATTCTCGGATCCATATCAATACAATAAATCATACCGCCACGGGTTTCGGCAAAGGATATCAATAACCTACCTGTAGTATGTGGTCCAGTTGGTCCAATGAAAAGCCAATTCTTTTTATAAGGAACCTCATGAATATCTAAAAACTCATTTGAAAAATTCAGAATCTGTTGCCAATATTCACTTCCCCAGTTGCCACGCTTGGCAATACCGGTAGTACCGCCTGTTTCGGATGCCCATATCCATTTCTGTTTTTTTCTTTGTGAAAGAGGTATAAAATCTTCTAATGGTTTAACTCTGAGGTCATTTTCATATAAAGCCATTTCTTTCCTATTGGGGAAGGATAACTTGTTTCTGAAGTCCTCTAATGTCTTAACTTCTTTAAGTACATCAATACCCTTATTCTTTTGGTGTTCGAGCCAATATTTTGCTCCAGTTTCTTTGTCATAATGAATAGTTAAAATCTCTCTTAAATACCTTTCATCGATTTTTCTTAAATAACTCATTATTTCCTCCTTTCTTAAAAAATTCGTGCCTTTCACGAAATTCATAACTCCTTGATTAACAAGAAGTTACAAATACGCTTTTTTCTTATTGCCCTCCTGTTGTATAACCCCTTGATTTTCATAGACTTACAAATCATAGTTTGCTCATTTTTCTTCACTTTTGCCCACTTTAAATAGGAGTGGAGGGCAATTTTTCAAACCTTTGAATTTTGTGAAAGCTACCACTTTTTAATATCTATAAAATTATCTTCTTTATTTATTTCCATTGACTTAAAAATTATAAAATTTTACCTCCTCCCATCAAAATATGCTATAATTGAACCTGCAATCGGCAAGTAGGCTCACCAGAATAGCGTTAACCCCTTGATATATCAGTAGTTAATCCGTTAAAAAATCTGTAGATTTTTTAACAGAAATGATTGACATTGGCCTCCTTCTATGCTATACTTTAGGTAAGTAATTAATATTACTAAAGTTAACATAAAAAGGAGACCAAGTATGATTACTTCTTCAATCCCTCAAATAGAT
Encoded here:
- a CDS encoding AMP-dependent synthetase; this encodes MSYLRKIDERYLREILTIHYDKETGAKYWLEHQKNKGIDVLKEVKTLEDFRNKLSFPNRKEMALYENDLRVKPLEDFIPLSQRKKQKWIWASETGGTTGIAKRGNWGSEYWQQILNFSNEFLDIHEVPYKKNWLFIGPTGPHTTGRLLISFAETRGGMIYCIDMDPRIVRKYIHEGNDEAVTHYIKHIWEQVLPIIKYQNIGVLFCTASLLELLPQYIDIALFDKIEAVCHAGLAMSRDTHKYIREVIFQGRPVVGIYGTSVSGISFQKPYEKEDEYKVIYIPSQPYIVLDVIDENGKIVNYGKQGDVRCFRFTTDSLIPGFVERDKAIRIKPFGKVADIYNWDWLCDIQSPEALSGQKIEGVY